One genomic window of Candidatus Coatesbacteria bacterium includes the following:
- a CDS encoding DUF4113 domain-containing protein — translation MDNAFAHRIALVDCNNFYASCERVFQPQLERRPVVVLSNNDGCVIARSNEVKELGVPMGAPFFQWRERLERNGAVVFSANFPLYGDMSRRVMCVLAEAAPDFEIYSIDEAFLGLDGLADPVGHCRRLQERVLRWTGIPVAIGVGPTKVLAKIAGRLAKKQPRWGGVKELKRDDELEDVLEELPVNKIWGIADRLAKRLKRSGIYSARRLRDADERWITRKLGVVGQRLVYELRGIACLELDSQPAPKKGICTSRSFGTPLETKDELAEALAEFASRAAEKLREQDSAAGVLTAFIMTGHFAGGPKYYNSATRELPVASALTPELIAAALEGLERIYKPGYPYRKAGVLLSGIVPAGAVQRSFFDKLGRPTAPTKNPRRRGERLMKTLDRINDELGSDTVHYAATGTRKVWSMRQSHRSRRFTTSWRELPVVRA, via the coding sequence ATGGACAACGCCTTCGCCCACCGCATCGCCCTGGTCGACTGCAATAATTTTTATGCGTCGTGCGAACGGGTGTTTCAGCCGCAACTGGAACGGCGCCCCGTCGTCGTCCTCTCCAACAACGACGGCTGTGTCATCGCTCGCTCCAACGAGGTCAAGGAACTCGGCGTGCCGATGGGCGCGCCCTTTTTCCAGTGGCGCGAGCGTTTGGAACGCAACGGCGCCGTCGTCTTCTCCGCCAACTTCCCCCTCTACGGCGACATGAGCCGCCGGGTGATGTGCGTGCTGGCCGAGGCCGCACCGGACTTCGAGATCTACTCCATCGACGAGGCCTTCCTCGGCCTCGACGGTCTCGCCGATCCCGTCGGTCACTGCCGCCGGCTGCAGGAGCGCGTTTTACGCTGGACCGGCATCCCCGTGGCCATCGGCGTCGGCCCGACCAAGGTGCTGGCCAAGATCGCCGGCCGCCTGGCCAAGAAGCAGCCGCGCTGGGGCGGCGTCAAGGAGTTGAAGCGGGACGACGAGCTCGAGGATGTCCTCGAGGAGCTGCCCGTGAACAAGATCTGGGGCATCGCCGACCGACTGGCCAAACGGCTCAAACGCTCCGGCATTTACAGCGCCCGCCGCCTGCGCGACGCCGACGAACGCTGGATCACCCGTAAGCTCGGCGTCGTCGGCCAGCGGCTGGTCTACGAGCTGCGCGGCATCGCCTGCCTGGAACTCGACAGCCAGCCGGCGCCCAAGAAGGGCATCTGCACCTCGCGCTCCTTCGGCACCCCCCTGGAGACCAAAGACGAGCTGGCCGAGGCCCTGGCCGAGTTCGCCAGCCGGGCCGCCGAGAAGCTGCGCGAGCAGGACTCCGCCGCCGGTGTGCTGACCGCCTTCATCATGACCGGCCACTTCGCCGGGGGTCCCAAGTACTACAACTCGGCCACCCGTGAGCTGCCCGTGGCCAGCGCCCTGACTCCGGAACTGATCGCCGCCGCCCTCGAGGGACTCGAACGCATCTACAAGCCCGGCTATCCCTACCGCAAGGCCGGGGTGCTGCTCTCCGGGATCGTCCCCGCCGGGGCCGTCCAGCGCAGCTTCTTCGACAAGCTCGGCCGCCCGACGGCGCCGACGAAGAACCCGCGACGCCGTGGCGAGCGCTTGATGAAAACCCTCGACCGCATCAACGACGAATTGGGCTCCGACACCGTTCACTACGCCGCCACCGGAACCCGCAAGGTCTGGAGCATGCGCCAGAGTCACCGTTCCCGGCGCTTCACCACCAGTTGGCGCGAGCTGCCCGTCGTCCGCGCCTGA
- the umuD gene encoding translesion error-prone DNA polymerase V autoproteolytic subunit: MRVGRSMSNKKPQPRNELLLPTNGGAVELPLAESRVPAGFPSPADDYIARRLDLNEHLIRHPAATFFVRVAGDSMTGAGINDGDILVVDRSLEPADGKVVIAVVDGELVVKRLRRRGDDWLLLAENDGYPPITAGEDGEFEVWGVVTSVIHSL; this comes from the coding sequence ATGCGAGTCGGCCGATCAATGAGTAACAAAAAACCCCAGCCCCGCAACGAGCTGCTGCTGCCTACGAACGGCGGCGCCGTCGAGCTGCCCCTGGCCGAGAGCCGGGTGCCCGCCGGCTTTCCCTCGCCCGCCGACGACTACATCGCCCGCCGCCTGGACCTCAACGAACACCTGATCCGCCATCCGGCGGCGACCTTCTTCGTCCGGGTGGCCGGTGATTCGATGACCGGCGCCGGGATCAACGACGGCGACATCCTCGTCGTCGACCGTTCCCTGGAGCCCGCCGACGGCAAGGTCGTCATCGCCGTGGTCGACGGCGAACTCGTCGTCAAGCGCCTGCGTCGTCGGGGCGATGACTGGTTGCTGCTGGCCGAGAACGACGGCTATCCACCGATAACCGCCGGCGAGGACGGCGAGTTCGAGGTCTGGGGCGTGGTGACCAGCGTCATCCACTCCCTCTGA